In a genomic window of Myxococcota bacterium:
- a CDS encoding aminotransferase class I/II-fold pyridoxal phosphate-dependent enzyme, with protein MSKRPASAGGSGHSGDSTRAVHGGERAHQATDAVTTPIYQTSTFWFPDSETLAAFQEGRATREEYGRYGNPTWQAVERKLCELEGAEEAVLAASGMCAQTTLFLALLPKGSHFVITSDCYRRTRQFIEQYLTKLDVETTIIDPSDTKQLADALRPETRLFFTESPTNPYLRVIDVPEAVRVCHAQDVEVVIDSTFATAVNHRALDDGADYVVHSATKYLGGHNDLLAGVVLGSSEKIAPVREAMGVLGGVIDAHAAYLLLRGLKTLGIRMERHNANGVEVAEWLEAHPKVRQVWYPGLPSHPDHGTAKKIMKGFGGVVTFELDTSLEGAFRFTDACEIPYLAPSLGGVESLIEVPALMSFWDRTSEERAALGIRDSLVRLSVGIEDPADLIADLAQALERI; from the coding sequence ATGAGCAAACGCCCTGCATCGGCGGGGGGTTCCGGGCATTCCGGGGATTCCACCCGGGCGGTCCATGGCGGTGAGCGCGCCCACCAGGCGACCGACGCCGTCACCACCCCGATCTATCAGACCTCGACCTTCTGGTTCCCCGACAGCGAGACCCTGGCCGCCTTCCAGGAAGGCCGGGCCACGCGCGAGGAGTACGGCCGCTACGGCAACCCCACCTGGCAGGCGGTCGAGCGGAAGCTCTGCGAGCTCGAAGGGGCCGAGGAAGCCGTCCTCGCCGCCTCGGGCATGTGCGCCCAGACGACGCTGTTCCTGGCGCTGCTCCCGAAGGGCAGCCACTTCGTGATCACCAGCGACTGCTACCGGCGCACCCGCCAGTTCATCGAGCAGTACCTGACGAAGCTGGACGTCGAGACCACGATCATCGACCCGAGCGACACGAAGCAGCTCGCCGACGCCCTGCGGCCCGAGACGCGGCTCTTCTTCACCGAGAGTCCAACCAACCCGTACCTGCGCGTGATCGACGTGCCCGAAGCGGTGCGCGTGTGTCACGCCCAGGACGTCGAGGTCGTGATCGACTCGACCTTCGCCACCGCGGTCAACCACCGCGCCCTCGACGACGGCGCCGACTACGTGGTGCACAGCGCAACGAAGTACCTCGGCGGTCACAACGACCTGCTGGCGGGGGTCGTGCTCGGGAGCAGCGAGAAGATCGCGCCGGTGCGCGAGGCGATGGGCGTGCTCGGCGGTGTGATCGACGCCCACGCGGCGTACCTGTTGCTGCGCGGTCTGAAGACTCTCGGCATCCGCATGGAGCGTCACAACGCCAACGGCGTCGAGGTGGCCGAGTGGCTCGAAGCCCACCCGAAGGTGCGTCAGGTCTGGTACCCGGGGCTGCCCAGCCACCCGGACCACGGCACCGCGAAGAAAATCATGAAGGGCTTCGGTGGCGTGGTGACCTTCGAACTCGATACGAGTCTCGAGGGCGCCTTCCGCTTTACCGACGCCTGCGAGATCCCGTACCTCGCCCCGAGCCTCGGCGGCGTCGAGAGCCTGATCGAGGTCCCCGCGCTGATGTCGTTCTGGGATCGCACCTCGGAAGAGCGTGCGGCCCTGGGCATCCGGGACAGCCTGGTGCGCTTGTCCGTCGGCATCGAGGACCCGGCCGATCTGATTGCCGACCTCGCCCAGGCGCTGGAACGGATCTAG
- a CDS encoding sulfotransferase, protein MLRALRKLFGGDRGEPLVVVSGLPRSGTSMMMRMLEAGGVPILSDGEREADVDNPKGYFELERIKDLENETDKSYLQAGRGKAVKAISFLIKDLPDDNDYRVIFMRRDLDEVLASQKKMIDRLDQGDTSAEDEAMREAFRNDIVRVRLYCRNHENFELIEVHYKQAVEDPAAVAQEVNAFLDGKLDETAMREAVDASLYRNRR, encoded by the coding sequence ATGCTCCGCGCCCTGCGCAAACTCTTCGGCGGTGATCGCGGCGAGCCGCTGGTGGTCGTGAGCGGGCTGCCGCGCTCGGGCACCTCCATGATGATGCGAATGCTCGAGGCCGGCGGCGTGCCCATCCTCTCCGATGGTGAGCGCGAAGCCGACGTCGACAATCCGAAGGGCTATTTCGAGCTCGAGCGCATCAAGGATCTCGAGAACGAGACGGACAAGTCGTACCTGCAGGCCGGGCGAGGCAAAGCGGTCAAGGCGATCTCCTTCTTGATCAAGGATCTGCCCGACGACAACGACTACCGGGTCATCTTCATGCGCCGCGACCTCGACGAAGTGCTCGCGAGCCAGAAGAAGATGATCGACCGCCTGGACCAGGGCGACACGAGCGCCGAGGACGAGGCGATGAGGGAGGCCTTCCGCAACGACATCGTGCGGGTGCGCCTCTACTGCAGGAACCACGAGAACTTCGAGCTCATCGAAGTGCACTACAAACAGGCCGTCGAAGACCCGGCCGCCGTCGCCCAGGAGGTGAACGCCTTCCTCGACGGAAAGCTCGACGAGACCGCCATGCGCGAAGCCGTCGACGCGAGCCTGTACCGGAATCGGCGCTGA